Proteins found in one Campylobacter sp. MG1 genomic segment:
- a CDS encoding prepilin-type N-terminal cleavage/methylation domain-containing protein: MKKAMSMMEIIFVIVIIGILSGVAIPKLFISRTDAEILKLQETVALIRVGIEAYANDELYASGVKKYPDSLCTDSAGAVAKSCQNNFNKGRFFTAVLQNSVEYGSKKGTWNGWTTAKPERFIYYVNNNKEGFEFTYDASNGLFKCEKDYNKDLTCAIFDK; this comes from the coding sequence ATGAAAAAAGCTATGAGTATGATGGAGATTATTTTTGTAATAGTAATCATCGGTATATTATCAGGTGTTGCTATCCCTAAGTTATTTATCAGTAGAACCGATGCTGAAATTTTAAAATTGCAAGAAACCGTTGCTTTAATTAGAGTAGGTATAGAAGCTTATGCTAATGATGAGCTATATGCTAGTGGCGTAAAAAAATATCCAGATTCGTTATGTACTGATAGTGCTGGTGCAGTAGCTAAAAGTTGTCAAAATAATTTTAATAAAGGTAGATTTTTTACAGCAGTATTGCAAAATTCAGTTGAGTATGGTAGCAAAAAAGGTACTTGGAATGGTTGGACTACGGCTAAACCAGAGAGATTTATTTATTATGTCAATAATAATAAGGAAGGTTTTGAATTTACATATGATGCTAGCAATGGCCTTTTTAAATGCGAGAAAGATTATAATAAAGATTTAACTTGTGCTATATTTGATAAATAA
- a CDS encoding DUF1523 family protein, protein MNLFKKVMILFVIIFHLLLILFINYSMPNYKAVNIVGAEVKRIDKTKLAQDTPELSKDTYFIYVKDNEKSRVYKNEDTRWGFPFYFKFNSADIQANAVSFLDEKSLVQIKYYGWRINMLDKFPNIVSIKKLDNINDISNPIFSYIFYILTLISMIFLISAIIKKK, encoded by the coding sequence ATGAATTTATTTAAAAAAGTAATGATTTTATTTGTTATTATCTTTCATTTATTATTAATATTGTTTATCAATTATTCTATGCCTAATTATAAAGCTGTAAATATTGTCGGTGCTGAAGTAAAAAGAATTGATAAAACAAAACTAGCACAAGATACACCCGAGTTAAGTAAGGATACGTATTTTATATATGTAAAAGATAATGAAAAAAGTAGAGTTTATAAAAATGAAGATACTAGATGGGGTTTTCCTTTTTATTTCAAATTTAATTCTGCTGATATACAAGCTAATGCTGTAAGCTTTTTAGATGAAAAATCATTAGTACAAATTAAATATTATGGATGGAGAATAAATATGCTAGATAAATTTCCTAATATAGTTTCAATTAAAAAATTAGATAATATAAATGATATATCTAATCCAATATTTAGCTATATTTTTTATATTTTAACACTTATATCTATGATATTTTTAATAAGTGCTATTATTAAAAAGAAGTAA
- the priA gene encoding replication restart helicase PriA codes for MYYKVAILGYNIEELVYESDSKIDNYTKVEVNLINKVCVGIVTGECEKPDFSVKKIKTIFEEYLYNNQIELLNFMSKYYAANISLCADIFTFSNVKNTQIKKINNNINLTLNDLQNSCLKHCENHKFNLIFGDTGSGKTEIYAKLINECINNGKQVLFLMPEISLTPQMCKRMDKYFKDLFIVWHSKITKTKKQKYLNEFLIGDKPLVLGARSALFLPFTNLGLIIVDEEHDSSYKSSSYPCYNAKDLAIYLANISDAKLVLGSATPSLNSFYNDKIAKFRLKGTYYYSKKEIIYDDSLIIPSDCLIGELKKNLELRKQSIVFLPVRGNYRQVLCKDCGKRKLCSNCSVPMSLHNKIYKCHYCGKKEYVKNTCEFCGSSMLESKIIGTAELKNKLECILPNARIAKLDSDEFSSVKKLKEILNLFSEGNIDILIGTQLISKGHDYKNVTFCAILGLDEYLFYPDYKARENTLALAIQVAGRAGRDGKASILINTQYKDFFSSYIENYDDFLLDEQMFRKNYPPNKRLLRLLINSKNDEEAKNLCENIVSNLNCIDADFEIIGYGKCAIEKINNEFRYYILLRSSKKMLLSNIALSYKQLQKVTIDIDPVHFS; via the coding sequence ATGTATTATAAAGTAGCTATTTTAGGCTATAACATAGAGGAATTAGTCTATGAAAGCGATAGTAAAATTGATAACTACACTAAGGTTGAAGTTAATTTAATCAATAAAGTTTGCGTCGGTATTGTTACAGGTGAATGTGAAAAACCTGATTTTAGTGTAAAAAAAATTAAAACAATTTTTGAAGAATATTTATACAATAATCAAATTGAATTATTAAATTTTATGAGTAAATATTACGCAGCTAATATATCTTTATGTGCTGATATTTTTACATTTTCTAATGTTAAAAATACACAAATAAAAAAGATAAATAATAATATAAATTTAACCTTAAATGATTTACAAAATAGTTGTTTAAAACACTGTGAAAATCATAAATTTAATTTAATATTTGGCGATACTGGAAGTGGGAAAACTGAAATTTATGCTAAATTAATAAATGAATGCATAAATAATGGAAAGCAGGTTTTGTTTTTAATGCCTGAAATTAGTCTAACTCCACAAATGTGTAAGCGTATGGATAAATATTTTAAAGATTTGTTTATAGTATGGCATAGTAAAATTACAAAGACAAAAAAGCAAAAATATTTAAATGAATTTTTAATAGGTGATAAGCCATTAGTATTAGGTGCTAGGTCAGCTTTATTTTTACCATTTACAAATTTAGGTTTAATTATTGTTGATGAAGAACATGATAGCTCTTATAAATCTAGTTCTTACCCTTGTTACAATGCTAAAGATTTGGCTATTTATCTTGCTAATATCAGTGATGCTAAGCTAGTTTTAGGTTCGGCTACACCTAGTTTAAATAGTTTTTATAATGATAAAATAGCTAAATTTAGACTAAAGGGTACATATTACTATAGTAAAAAAGAAATTATATATGATGATAGTTTAATAATACCAAGTGATTGTTTGATAGGTGAATTAAAAAAAAATTTGGAATTACGCAAGCAAAGTATAGTTTTTCTACCGGTTCGTGGTAATTATAGGCAAGTTTTATGTAAGGATTGTGGCAAAAGAAAACTTTGTTCTAATTGTTCAGTACCTATGAGTTTGCATAATAAAATATATAAATGTCATTATTGTGGCAAAAAAGAGTATGTAAAAAATACTTGTGAATTTTGTGGTAGTTCAATGCTTGAAAGTAAAATTATAGGCACTGCTGAATTGAAAAATAAGTTAGAATGTATTTTACCTAATGCTAGAATAGCTAAATTAGATAGTGATGAATTTAGTTCAGTTAAAAAATTAAAAGAAATTTTAAATTTATTTAGCGAAGGAAATATTGATATATTAATAGGTACTCAACTAATTTCAAAAGGACACGATTATAAAAATGTTACATTTTGTGCTATTTTAGGACTTGATGAATATTTATTCTATCCTGATTATAAAGCTCGTGAAAATACACTTGCACTAGCTATTCAAGTAGCTGGTCGTGCTGGTAGAGATGGAAAGGCTAGTATTTTAATTAATACGCAATATAAGGATTTTTTTAGTTCATATATTGAAAATTACGATGATTTTTTATTGGACGAACAAATGTTTAGAAAAAATTATCCACCAAATAAAAGATTATTAAGGTTATTAATTAATTCTAAAAATGATGAAGAAGCAAAAAATTTATGTGAAAATATAGTTTCTAATCTTAATTGTATAGATGCTGATTTTGAAATTATAGGTTATGGAAAATGTGCTATTGAAAAAATAAATAATGAATTCCGCTATTATATCCTACTTCGTTCTAGTAAAAAAATGCTGCTTAGCAATATAGCTTTATCTTATAAACAATTACAAAAAGTAACAATTGATATAGACCCTGTGCATTTTTCTTAA
- a CDS encoding Gfo/Idh/MocA family protein: MNIALIGLGVMGKNHYTELKKRDINLFLHDVIKPNWLDNYDNFFISIDELLKNKIDGVIIATPTKFHFEIFKKIYKNIKNILIEKPLSFDMKEAYSIKELAKDNNVCVGFCERFNPVSLMFKKLIADENILSANFIRVSPKPERINDVGVDLDLSVHDIDLASFFGLKNKFDIFKKNFPCTTIKLHSDNIEILASWDFNIKIRRALINTNVNTYELDFLNCKILKNNENIDIIKHSSLYIEHEEFINLIKTNDFNNLATIDDAIYTQEILIN; encoded by the coding sequence GTGAATATTGCATTAATAGGCCTTGGTGTAATGGGTAAAAACCACTACACCGAGCTAAAAAAAAGAGATATTAATTTATTTTTACACGATGTTATAAAACCTAATTGGTTAGATAATTATGATAATTTTTTTATAAGTATTGATGAACTTTTAAAAAATAAAATTGATGGAGTTATCATAGCTACTCCTACTAAATTTCATTTTGAAATTTTTAAAAAAATTTATAAAAATATTAAAAATATTCTAATAGAAAAACCATTAAGTTTTGATATGAAAGAAGCTTATAGTATTAAAGAATTAGCTAAGGATAATAATGTTTGTGTAGGATTTTGTGAAAGATTTAATCCAGTTAGTTTGATGTTTAAAAAACTTATTGCAGATGAAAATATTTTAAGTGCAAATTTTATTAGAGTTTCACCTAAACCAGAAAGAATTAATGATGTTGGAGTTGATTTAGATTTAAGTGTTCATGATATTGATTTGGCTAGTTTTTTTGGTTTAAAAAATAAATTTGATATATTTAAAAAGAATTTTCCTTGTACTACCATAAAACTTCATTCAGATAATATTGAAATATTAGCTTCATGGGATTTTAATATTAAGATTAGAAGGGCTTTAATAAATACAAATGTAAATACTTATGAATTAGATTTTTTAAATTGTAAAATTTTAAAAAATAATGAAAATATAGATATCATAAAGCATTCTAGTTTATATATAGAACATGAAGAATTTATAAATTTAATAAAAACGAATGATTTTAATAATTTAGCAACTATTGATGATGCAATTTATACTCAAGAAATTTTAATAAATTAA
- a CDS encoding type II secretion system protein: MRQAFSLIELVFVIAIIGVISSIAVPKFFATRETAEIVKLKEQVESIRKGIEAYAGAKYIETGSKDYPDGLCYNSSGNIDNCNDSLKNNRLIFQVVMQTPPVANVNWIGWTNSLTNPIFLYKIKKNIQKGYLFEYDKGNGTFKCIDSHSKCAVNTCALPCKDLGE, from the coding sequence ATGAGACAAGCATTTTCTTTAATAGAATTAGTATTTGTTATAGCAATAATAGGTGTTATATCAAGTATAGCAGTCCCTAAATTTTTTGCCACTAGAGAAACTGCTGAAATAGTTAAATTAAAAGAACAGGTTGAATCAATTAGAAAAGGCATAGAAGCTTATGCTGGAGCTAAGTATATAGAAACAGGTAGTAAGGATTATCCAGATGGATTATGTTATAATTCAAGTGGAAATATTGATAATTGCAATGATTCTTTAAAAAATAATAGATTGATTTTTCAAGTAGTTATGCAAACACCTCCGGTAGCTAATGTAAATTGGATTGGCTGGACTAATTCTTTAACCAACCCAATATTTTTATATAAAATCAAGAAAAATATTCAAAAAGGTTATTTGTTTGAATATGATAAAGGAAATGGAACTTTTAAGTGTATAGATTCACATAGTAAGTGTGCTGTAAACACTTGTGCTTTACCTTGTAAAGACTTAGGAGAATAA
- the uvrB gene encoding excinuclease ABC subunit UvrB, whose amino-acid sequence MFELISNYKPSPDQAQAIEKIVNGVKNGQKYQTLLGVTGSGKTFTMANVINKLKMPTLIMSHNKSLCAQLYSEFKGFFANNHVEYFISYYDYYQPEAYIPRTDTFIEKDSSVNNDLERLRLSSTASLLAYDDCVCIASVSANYGLGNPAEYIDMVEFFEVGKCYKQKELLLHLVAMGYSRNDTFFDRGNFRVNGDIIYIYPAYYEDDAIRLEFFDDELEKIYTFNTFDNKKIKDLNKFTLYAANQFIVATPTLKRACKDIKNELDERLEYFKKQGKLLEAQRLEQRVEFDLEMLETTGMTKGIENYSRHLSGLNAGETPYTLFDYFKIKQKPFLVIVDESHVSLPQFRGMFAGDRARKEVLVEYGFRLPSALDNRPLQFDEFINKDCFFLFVSATPAELELELSGECVYQQIMRPTGLLDPEISIIDSENQIEHLYDEIKKVIARNERVLITTLTKKMAEELQRYYTELGIKCKYMHSDIDAIERNELIIGLRNADFDVLIGINLLREGLDLPEVSLIAILDADKEGFLRSTTSLIQTMGRAARNVNGKVILYAKKITKSMQEAIDITSERRSLQQAYNKLHGITPRSVERKLEKTLKQNEDNVSIKKSKIEKMPANERAKLVNELREKMHLAAKELDFEQAAFYRDEIKKLRSI is encoded by the coding sequence ATGTTTGAGTTAATTAGTAATTATAAACCATCACCTGACCAAGCACAAGCAATAGAAAAAATTGTAAATGGTGTAAAAAACGGACAAAAATATCAAACTCTTTTAGGAGTTACAGGCTCGGGTAAAACCTTTACAATGGCAAATGTGATAAATAAACTTAAAATGCCTACTTTAATAATGAGCCATAACAAATCACTTTGTGCGCAATTATATAGCGAATTTAAAGGCTTTTTTGCGAATAATCATGTGGAGTATTTCATAAGTTATTATGATTATTATCAACCTGAAGCTTATATTCCTAGAACTGATACATTTATAGAAAAAGATAGCTCGGTTAATAATGATTTAGAAAGGCTTCGTTTAAGCTCAACTGCTTCGCTTTTAGCATACGATGATTGCGTTTGTATTGCAAGTGTAAGTGCTAATTATGGATTAGGAAATCCTGCTGAATATATTGATATGGTAGAGTTTTTTGAAGTAGGCAAATGTTATAAACAAAAAGAATTATTACTTCATTTAGTAGCTATGGGATATAGTAGAAATGATACGTTTTTTGATAGGGGGAATTTCCGTGTAAATGGGGATATTATATATATTTATCCAGCTTATTATGAAGATGATGCAATTCGCTTAGAATTTTTTGATGATGAATTAGAAAAGATTTATACTTTTAATACTTTTGATAATAAAAAAATAAAAGATTTAAATAAATTCACACTTTATGCTGCAAATCAATTTATAGTCGCTACTCCAACGCTTAAAAGAGCTTGTAAAGATATTAAAAATGAGCTTGATGAAAGGTTAGAATATTTTAAAAAACAAGGCAAATTATTAGAAGCACAACGCTTAGAACAGCGAGTTGAATTTGATTTAGAAATGCTAGAAACTACAGGAATGACTAAAGGAATAGAAAATTATTCAAGGCATTTAAGTGGGCTTAATGCAGGAGAAACTCCTTATACTTTATTTGATTATTTTAAAATAAAACAAAAGCCATTTTTAGTAATTGTAGATGAAAGCCATGTTAGTTTGCCACAATTTAGGGGAATGTTTGCAGGAGATAGAGCTAGAAAGGAAGTGCTAGTTGAATACGGCTTTAGATTGCCAAGTGCTTTAGATAATAGACCATTACAATTTGATGAATTTATTAATAAAGATTGCTTTTTTTTATTTGTGAGTGCAACCCCTGCTGAATTAGAGCTTGAGCTTAGTGGTGAGTGTGTTTATCAGCAAATTATGCGTCCAACAGGACTGCTTGACCCTGAAATTAGCATAATTGATAGCGAAAACCAAATAGAGCATTTATATGATGAGATTAAAAAGGTGATTGCTAGAAATGAGCGTGTATTAATCACAACGCTAACTAAAAAAATGGCAGAAGAATTGCAAAGATACTACACAGAATTAGGTATCAAATGTAAATATATGCATTCAGATATTGATGCAATTGAGCGAAATGAATTGATAATTGGTCTTAGAAATGCAGATTTTGATGTGTTAATTGGAATTAACTTGCTTCGTGAAGGGCTTGATTTACCTGAAGTTAGTCTTATAGCTATTTTAGACGCTGATAAGGAAGGCTTTTTACGCTCAACTACGAGTTTAATTCAAACAATGGGAAGAGCAGCTAGAAATGTCAATGGAAAAGTAATTTTATATGCTAAAAAAATCACAAAATCAATGCAAGAAGCAATAGATATTACGAGTGAGCGAAGAAGCTTGCAACAAGCTTATAATAAATTGCACGGAATTACTCCAAGAAGTGTTGAGCGAAAATTAGAAAAGACTTTAAAACAAAACGAAGATAATGTTTCTATAAAAAAATCAAAAATAGAAAAAATGCCAGCAAATGAGCGGGCTAAATTAGTAAATGAATTAAGAGAAAAAATGCACCTAGCAGCAAAAGAGCTTGATTTTGAACAAGCAGCATTTTATAGAGATGAGATTAAAAAACTAAGAAGTATTTAA
- a CDS encoding 5-methyltetrahydropteroyltriglutamate--homocysteine S-methyltransferase → MRKLDQVGSFLRPIKLKTARSEFANGKITSEQLRKVEDECIKELLIECDKNGLYYLTDGEFRRSWWHLDFYWGFSGVEKVIREKGYIFKGIETRAEGVKIVGKIECKNHPFIKDYARLVELAKELNIDTNRLKLTIPSPAMFIYMLFIRGGFNVEFEYYGKDYAKLKVDILKAYEDFYAEFSKVGGVYLQLDDVSFGSFCDVDFRANLSANKVDAISCVNEYVDFLNKSLDTMPKNITTGIHICRGNYRSHFSASGGYEYVAQKLFGELKINKFFLEFDSDRAGDFNPLRFIKNQTVVLGLLTTKVKENPSLDELKIRAKEAAKVINSKQIEFSTQCGFSSTEEGNEITFDTQWEKINLLNNLNSSLEKEGFFA, encoded by the coding sequence ATGAGAAAATTAGATCAAGTTGGGTCATTTTTAAGACCTATAAAGCTTAAGACAGCTAGAAGTGAGTTTGCTAATGGAAAAATTACAAGTGAACAATTAAGAAAAGTTGAAGATGAATGCATTAAAGAGTTGTTAATTGAATGTGATAAAAATGGGCTTTATTACTTAACAGATGGTGAATTTAGAAGAAGTTGGTGGCATTTAGATTTTTACTGGGGATTTAGCGGTGTAGAAAAAGTAATAAGAGAAAAAGGATATATTTTTAAAGGTATTGAAACAAGAGCTGAAGGTGTTAAAATTGTAGGAAAAATTGAATGTAAAAATCATCCATTTATTAAAGATTACGCAAGATTAGTTGAGTTAGCAAAAGAATTAAATATAGATACTAATCGCTTAAAATTAACAATTCCAAGTCCAGCAATGTTTATTTATATGTTATTTATTAGAGGTGGATTTAATGTTGAATTTGAATATTATGGAAAAGATTATGCAAAATTAAAAGTTGATATTTTAAAAGCATATGAAGATTTTTATGCCGAATTTAGTAAAGTTGGTGGTGTATATTTACAACTTGATGATGTTAGCTTTGGTTCGTTTTGTGACGTAGATTTTAGAGCAAATTTAAGTGCAAATAAAGTAGATGCGATTAGCTGTGTAAATGAATATGTTGATTTTTTAAATAAGAGTTTAGATACAATGCCTAAAAATATTACAACTGGAATTCACATTTGCAGGGGTAATTATAGGAGCCATTTTAGTGCTAGTGGTGGATATGAATATGTGGCACAGAAATTATTTGGTGAACTTAAAATAAATAAATTTTTCTTAGAATTTGATAGTGATAGAGCAGGGGATTTTAATCCTTTAAGATTTATAAAAAATCAAACTGTAGTTTTAGGATTACTTACAACTAAAGTGAAAGAAAACCCTAGTTTAGATGAGTTAAAAATTAGAGCAAAAGAAGCTGCAAAGGTTATAAATTCAAAACAAATAGAATTTAGTACTCAATGTGGTTTTAGTTCTACAGAAGAAGGTAATGAAATTACATTTGATACTCAATGGGAAAAAATTAATCTATTAAATAATTTAAATTCTAGCTTAGAAAAAGAAGGATTTTTTGCGTGA
- a CDS encoding DegT/DnrJ/EryC1/StrS family aminotransferase — protein MMIAFCNLKSQYDKYKFEIDDKIQNLLNNTNYIGGQEVKELENNLANYVNVKYAYACSNGTSALFLALKALGIKEGDEIITTPFTFIASSEMIALIGAKPVFVDISDIDYNLDINEIESKITSKTKAILAVSIFGQMPNLIKLKEICKKYNIYLIEDAAQSFGAKDDFNNVSCSIADISTTSFFPSKPLGCYGDGGAIFTNDENLANTINLLINHGSKERYLHEIIGLNARLDTIQAGILNVKFKYFDKEIEQRNKIAKIYTDNLNNCIVPKVKDGYKSVWAQYSIRVENRQEVIKKLQKNNIPTAIHYPTPLHLQPCFRYLGYNEKDFPIAKVVSDEILSLPFSAFLNYEDQSKIIEIFNKGE, from the coding sequence ATGATGATAGCCTTTTGTAATCTTAAATCACAGTATGATAAATATAAATTTGAAATTGATGATAAAATACAGAATTTATTAAATAATACAAATTATATAGGTGGACAAGAAGTTAAGGAATTAGAAAATAATTTAGCAAATTATGTTAATGTAAAATATGCTTATGCTTGTTCAAATGGGACTAGTGCTTTATTTTTAGCATTGAAAGCTTTAGGGATTAAAGAAGGTGATGAGATAATTACTACGCCATTTACATTTATAGCTAGTTCAGAAATGATTGCATTAATAGGTGCTAAGCCTGTTTTTGTAGATATTAGTGATATTGATTATAATCTTGACATAAATGAAATTGAATCAAAAATTACATCTAAAACAAAGGCTATTTTAGCGGTTTCAATATTCGGTCAAATGCCAAATTTAATTAAATTAAAAGAAATTTGTAAAAAATATAACATTTATTTAATTGAAGATGCGGCACAGAGTTTTGGTGCTAAAGATGATTTTAACAATGTTTCATGTAGTATAGCTGATATTAGCACGACAAGTTTTTTTCCTTCAAAGCCACTTGGATGTTATGGTGATGGTGGGGCTATTTTTACAAATGATGAAAATTTAGCAAACACAATAAATTTATTAATTAATCATGGAAGTAAGGAAAGATATTTACATGAAATTATAGGTTTAAATGCTAGGCTTGATACTATACAAGCTGGGATTTTAAATGTTAAATTTAAATATTTTGATAAAGAAATAGAACAAAGAAATAAGATTGCTAAAATTTATACTGATAATTTAAATAATTGTATAGTCCCTAAAGTAAAAGATGGTTATAAAAGTGTGTGGGCACAATATAGTATCAGGGTTGAAAATAGACAAGAAGTGATAAAAAAATTACAAAAAAATAACATTCCTACAGCAATTCATTATCCTACTCCACTACATTTACAGCCTTGTTTTAGATATTTAGGGTATAATGAAAAAGATTTTCCTATTGCTAAAGTGGTTAGTGATGAGATATTATCTCTTCCTTTCTCGGCGTTCTTAAACTATGAAGATCAAAGTAAAATAATTGAAATTTTTAATAAAGGAGAATAA
- a CDS encoding putative transporter, translating into MFKSFYLTKKWFFWAWGGTAFILLSLYAQTWLNVQINAWYKDFYDLLQKAPKDSTYEQFISELFNFSYIAFPYVLISTITAYFSRLFAFAWREAITFAYLNQWKNNNENIEGSSQRIQEDIYRFAKIIESLGISIVKALMTLIAFLPILYEVGKGLKTPIFESDFSLIYWAILASIGGLIISWFVGIKLPHLEYNNQKAEAKFRKELVLAEDDRKNYASDKTMFELFTGLKINYNKLFLHYGYFDIWLYTYEQFMVIFAFILVGENLFLGTLSLGVLIQINNAFSNVRASFSVLTQNWTTITELRSIFIRLSEFEKHISFK; encoded by the coding sequence ATGTTTAAGTCGTTTTATTTAACTAAAAAATGGTTTTTTTGGGCTTGGGGTGGAACGGCTTTTATATTGCTTAGCTTATATGCACAGACTTGGTTGAATGTTCAAATTAATGCTTGGTATAAAGATTTTTATGATTTGTTACAAAAAGCTCCTAAGGATAGTACATATGAGCAATTTATAAGTGAATTATTTAATTTTTCTTACATAGCCTTTCCTTATGTTTTAATATCTACTATTACAGCTTATTTTTCTAGACTTTTTGCATTCGCTTGGAGAGAGGCTATAACATTTGCATATTTAAATCAGTGGAAAAATAATAATGAAAATATAGAAGGCTCATCTCAGCGTATTCAAGAAGATATTTATCGTTTTGCAAAAATTATTGAGAGTTTAGGTATTAGTATAGTAAAGGCTTTAATGACTTTAATAGCATTTTTACCTATACTTTATGAAGTTGGGAAAGGTCTTAAAACTCCAATATTTGAAAGTGATTTTTCTCTAATTTATTGGGCTATTTTGGCTAGTATAGGTGGTCTTATAATATCATGGTTTGTTGGTATTAAATTACCGCATTTAGAATATAATAATCAAAAAGCAGAGGCAAAATTTAGAAAAGAATTAGTTTTAGCAGAAGATGATAGAAAAAATTATGCTAGTGATAAGACAATGTTTGAATTATTTACCGGTCTTAAGATTAACTACAATAAATTATTTTTACATTATGGGTATTTTGATATATGGCTTTATACTTATGAACAATTTATGGTAATTTTTGCATTTATTTTAGTTGGTGAGAATTTATTTTTAGGTACTTTGTCTTTAGGTGTATTAATACAAATAAATAATGCTTTTTCTAATGTACGAGCGAGTTTTAGTGTTTTAACTCAAAATTGGACTACAATAACTGAACTAAGAAGTATATTTATAAGATTAAGTGAATTTGAAAAACATATATCATTTAAGTAA
- the guaC gene encoding GMP reductase codes for MLNNLLVFDYEDVQLIPAKCIVNSRSECDTSVKLGNRKFKLPVVPANMQTIIDDKLAIDFAKQDYFYIMHRFEPRTRIDFTKKMHSLGLFSSISVGVGESEYNLIKEFKNQNITPEYITIDIAHGHSESVIKMIGHIKENLPNAFVIAGNVGTPEAVRDLENAGADATKVGIGPGKVCITKLKTGFGTGGWQLAALRWCAKSAKKPIIADGGIRNHGDIAKSIRFGATFVMIGSLFSGHEQSPGKTIEIDGKKMKEYYGSASEFQKGERKNVEGKKMYVPFRGNIFDTLNEMREDLQSSISYAGGKELRDIRKVDYVVVKNSIFNGDTI; via the coding sequence ATGTTAAACAATTTATTGGTTTTTGATTACGAAGATGTGCAGTTAATTCCTGCAAAATGTATAGTTAATTCTCGTTCAGAATGCGACACAAGTGTAAAATTAGGTAATAGAAAATTTAAATTACCCGTAGTTCCTGCAAATATGCAAACAATTATAGATGATAAGTTAGCTATAGATTTTGCGAAACAAGATTATTTTTATATCATGCATAGATTTGAACCTAGAACTAGAATAGATTTTACAAAAAAAATGCATAGCTTAGGGTTATTTTCATCAATATCAGTTGGAGTTGGAGAAAGTGAGTATAATTTAATAAAAGAATTTAAAAATCAAAATATAACACCTGAATATATTACTATTGATATTGCACATGGGCATAGTGAAAGTGTTATTAAAATGATAGGACATATTAAAGAAAATTTACCAAATGCTTTTGTAATAGCAGGAAATGTCGGAACTCCTGAAGCTGTTAGGGATTTAGAAAATGCTGGAGCTGATGCAACTAAGGTTGGTATTGGACCTGGTAAGGTATGTATTACTAAGCTTAAAACCGGTTTTGGAACTGGTGGTTGGCAGCTTGCAGCACTTCGCTGGTGTGCTAAAAGTGCTAAAAAGCCAATAATTGCAGATGGTGGTATTAGAAATCACGGAGATATAGCAAAATCAATTCGTTTTGGAGCTACTTTTGTAATGATAGGCTCATTATTTAGCGGACACGAGCAAAGTCCTGGAAAAACCATAGAAATTGATGGTAAAAAAATGAAAGAATATTATGGCTCAGCAAGTGAATTTCAAAAAGGTGAGCGTAAAAATGTAGAAGGTAAAAAAATGTATGTTCCATTTAGGGGAAATATTTTTGATACCTTAAATGAAATGAGAGAAGATTTGCAAAGCTCAATTTCATACGCAGGTGGAAAAGAACTTCGTGATATTAGAAAAGTTGATTATGTAGTGGTTAAAAACTCAATCTTTAACGGAGATACTATTTAA